From Kitasatospora sp. MAP12-44:
GCTCGGGCTCGTCTTCGAGCTCTACGAGCCGCCGAGCCAGGCGATGATCGCCGATGCCGTCGACCCGTCCGAGCACGTCCGCGCCTACAGCGCGCTCAACGCCGCGCTGGCCGCCGGCGGGCTGGGCGCCGGTCTGATCGCCGCCGGGCTGGGGCGGTGGGATCTGCGCTGGCTCTTCGTCGTCGACGCGCTGACCTGCCTGGCCTGCGCGGTCACCGTGCAGTGCGTCCTGCCCGCCGACCGGCCCGTCAAGAGCGAGCAACCCGTCGAGGGCGACCGGTCCGCCTGGCACGACCCGGCGCTGCTCGCGATGCTCGCCGGCGGCACGGTCTTCGCACTGGTCTATATGCAGATCATGATCGCGCTGCCGCTCTCCCTGATCCGCCGCGGACTGCCCGCCTCCGACACCGGACTGGTCCTCGCCGTCTCCGCCGTGACGGTGATCGCGGGGCAACCGCTGCTACGGCTGAGGCAGGCCGCCGCGCTCTCGGCACCCACCGCCCTCGCCCTCGGGCACCTCCTGCTGGCGGCCGGCCTGGCCGGCTACGCGATCGCCCGCAGCCTCCCCGCCTTCCTGGCCTGGACCGTGCTGTGGAGTCTGGGCGATCTGCTGCTGCTCGGACGCGCCTTCGCTGTCGTCGCCGCGCTCGCGCCACCCGGTGCCAGCGCCCGCTACCTCTCCGTGTACGGCACCAGCTGGGGCATCGCCAGCGTCGCCGCTCCCGTGCTGGGCACCCAGTTGCTCGCACGGGCCGGGGTGGGCTGGCTGTGGATGGTGATGGCCGCCGGCTGCCTGCTCCTCGCCGGCGCCTATCTGGTGCTCGGCACGCCACGGCCCGACCGCTGCCGGGATGCGCGCGGTGCCTTGGCGCGGTGCGATGGGAGCACCTGAAACAAGAGAGGTGCCCCGGATGGACCACGCGGTGGACCTGCCCGTCGTCGAGCCGATGCTCGCGACCCCCTCCACCACGCTCCCGCCGGACCGCGGGTTCGCGGCCGAGGCGAAGTGGGACGGGATCCGGTGCATCGCCCGGATCAGCCGCGCGGGTGTGCGGCTGAGCGGGCGGCACGGCGGCGACCTGACCGGCCGGTACCCGGAGATCGCCGCCGCGCTCGCCGAACTCCCCCTCGACCGCACGACGTTGGACGGCGAGCTGGTCCAGCTGGACGAGCAGGGCCGCCCCTCCTTCTCGCTGCTGCAGCAGCGCATCCACCTCACCCGCCCGGAGGCCGTGCAGCGGCTGGCCCGGGCCCGGCCGGTGACCTTCGTGGTCTTCGACGTCCTGCATCTGGAGGAGCCGACCCTGCAGCTGCCCTACGTACGGCGCCGCGAACTGCTGGCCGGCCTCGAACTGGGCGGCGCCCGGATCAAGGCGCCGCCGCATTGGACGCAGGACGGCGCGGCGGCCTTCGCCTGGACCGCGGAGCACGGCCTGGAGGGCGTCGTCGCCAAGCGGCTGCAGTCCCGCTACACGCCCGGCACCCGCACTGCGGACTGGATCAAGGTCAAGCACGTGCGCACGGTGGACATCGTGATCGGCGGCTGGATCCCCGGCGGCCCGGACGGCGCGCTGGTGAAGAGCCTGCTGTGCGGGGTGCCCGAGCGCGGCGGCCTGCGCTACGTCGGCAATGTCGGCACCGGCTTCGCCCAGGCCGAGCGCCGGGCGCTGGCCGCCGTGCTGCGCCGCCTGGAGAGCGCCCGGATGCCGTTCATCGGCACGCTGCCGCCGCCTCGGCGCGGCGACGTCGTGCACTGGGTGCGCCCAGTGCTCGGCGCCGAGGTGCAGTACCAGGAGTGGACCAGGCCGGAGCGCCGGCTGCGCCACCCCGTCTGGCGCGGCCTGCGCGAACCCGGCCCGTGAGCGCCCGGCTCGGTCTCATCAGTGTTGGCGGATTCTCACTCAGCGTCCAGGCAGGCGGTGAGCGCAAGCTCGTCGCCAACGGCCAGCAGACACTCATCCGCGTCAACCGGCCCAGCCAGTGAGTTGGTGTTCCGGCTCACCCGCGCCTTGGGGTCCCGGTTCGACGACGGCGAGGAACTGCCGCAGTCGCCCTGATCCGACCCGCCGACGCTGACACCCCTGGCTCCGGGTTCCGCCCGAGGGCTGTGTGACGGTACAACTGCTCCTGGAACCGAGGGGGCAGGGACAGACATGGGTGGACAGCGCGCAGGTCGGGCACAGCTGGTCATGGAATGGTTTCTGGGGGCTGCCTCAACCGAGCCGAGGACGTTGGCCGACGCGCTCGGCCTCCCCGAGGACGCTCCCGAGCTGGTCCGCCTGCGGCAGGCGGAGCCGCAGCAGCTCGTCCGGATCGAACGCCTGCACACGGCGGCACAGCGCGCCTTCGAGCGGCGCACGCGCGTCGACGTCTGCCGGGCTCTGGAGTACGTGGTGCGCGTCGGCCTGCGGGAGACCGCGGCCGCCCCCGCCCAGAGGGCCCAGAGGCCCGACACCGACCGTTGGCACAGGCCATGCGCCAGGAGGGCTGGTACCGGGTGGTGGTCGGTTGGCTGCTGGCCACCTCGCTCTTTCTGCTGATCAACGGCGGCATTCTCACCCTGCTCACCCCTCCCGCCATGCCGGACGGCCTCTGCGGCGGCGCACCGCTGACCCCAGCCGGGCATCAGGCGCTGATCAAGGCCTGGTTCTTCTGGGGTAGCGTCGGCTTCCTCGCCGGGCTGAACGAGCGCTGGGCGTACGGCCTGCTGCGGCGTGGAAACGAGCAGCGGCCGACCGGCCCGAGCACCGGGTGACCGGCCCGAGCACCGGGTGAGGGACGGCAGTAGTGTCGGGTCGGCTACTCGGCGGTGACCGCCAGGATCTCGTCCTCGGGGATCTCGGCGTAGGCAACGCCGTCCACGTCCAAGTCCACGCCGGAGAAGGTGTTGTAGAGGACCTTCTCGCCGACCTTGACGTCCACCGGGTGCGGCTTGCCGCCGCCCAGCAGCCGGCCGGGGCCCACCGCCATCACCTCCCCCGTGCGCGTCTCCGCGTCCCCCTGCCCCGAGCCGTTCTCGATCGGCTTGACGATCAGGTGATCATGCTTCGGGTGGAACTCAGGCATGACAGGTCCTCTCGGATCGGCGAGCGCGGCGCCCTGGGAACAGCCCCGCACGTCGATTCTGCCGGGGTTCACGCGTCCCGCACGCCGACCGGCCGCCAGGGCCGGTCCGGGCCCTGGTCGCAGCAGTCGCCGAAATGCGCTGCCGGGCCCGGTGCGTCGATGGCAAGGTGGACGCATGGATTACGTGCTCCGGTTTCGTCGTG
This genomic window contains:
- a CDS encoding MFS transporter — translated: MGRESGVGEGGRRLPGRVRLLIAARAVNRLGAFSIPFLTVLITTDFGAGVATAGLVSAGFGLATIPSRLIGGRLADRLGRRRTIVLGLSGCALAQLAIAAAHSLLTAALCAVLLGLVFELYEPPSQAMIADAVDPSEHVRAYSALNAALAAGGLGAGLIAAGLGRWDLRWLFVVDALTCLACAVTVQCVLPADRPVKSEQPVEGDRSAWHDPALLAMLAGGTVFALVYMQIMIALPLSLIRRGLPASDTGLVLAVSAVTVIAGQPLLRLRQAAALSAPTALALGHLLLAAGLAGYAIARSLPAFLAWTVLWSLGDLLLLGRAFAVVAALAPPGASARYLSVYGTSWGIASVAAPVLGTQLLARAGVGWLWMVMAAGCLLLAGAYLVLGTPRPDRCRDARGALARCDGST
- the ligD gene encoding non-homologous end-joining DNA ligase, translated to MDHAVDLPVVEPMLATPSTTLPPDRGFAAEAKWDGIRCIARISRAGVRLSGRHGGDLTGRYPEIAAALAELPLDRTTLDGELVQLDEQGRPSFSLLQQRIHLTRPEAVQRLARARPVTFVVFDVLHLEEPTLQLPYVRRRELLAGLELGGARIKAPPHWTQDGAAAFAWTAEHGLEGVVAKRLQSRYTPGTRTADWIKVKHVRTVDIVIGGWIPGGPDGALVKSLLCGVPERGGLRYVGNVGTGFAQAERRALAAVLRRLESARMPFIGTLPPPRRGDVVHWVRPVLGAEVQYQEWTRPERRLRHPVWRGLREPGP